From the genome of Impatiens glandulifera chromosome 9, dImpGla2.1, whole genome shotgun sequence, one region includes:
- the LOC124915108 gene encoding uncharacterized protein LOC124915108, which produces MKLHVGYCVREKTPCVRWVDKYFEDCLCNLNDYFSFSFGIVSLICWGIAEIPQIVTNFKSKSSHGISLIFLLTWIAGDIFNLVGCLLEPATLPTQYYTAVLYTASTIILVLQSIYYDYFYSWWKSRKMENRPKIQDHDKNPPKLQKSVDSGIPIPLYKQTTSAVTNSYYYASARSMASGSTPPTWSYLRAARSGPSVMGLDRDYSSSDDENNNNHRRRRRPSFESSPPPPPPQKSRTKPQPIPRSAGNATILASSLGLLPGSNAFVQAYGRKLLHEHGTMMMMNGGGAGAAAGQWLGWMMAAIYMGGRIPQIWLNIRRGSVEGLNPLMFVFALIANSAYVASIVVRTIEWDKIKANLPWLLDAAVCVVLDLFIILQFVYYKNFKRRRALEEERLVDNNKPLLS; this is translated from the exons atgaaGTTGCATGTAGGTTACTGTGTGAGAGAGAAAACTCCATGTGTAAGATGGGTTGATAAGTATTTCGAAGATTGTCTTTGTAATCTCAATGACTATTTCTCCTTCTCCTTTGGTATTGTAAGTCTCATTTGCTGGGGAATAGCTGAAATCCCTCAAATCGTCACCAATTTCAAATCCAAATCCAGCCATGGAATCTCTCTCATCTTTCTCCTCACTTGGATTGCCGG TGACATCTTCAATTTGGTCGGTTGTCTTCTAGAACCTGCAACA TTACCAACCCAGTACTATACAGCCGTG ctTTACACAGCAAGCACTATAATACTAGTGTTACAGAGTATCTACTATGATTACTTCTATTCATGGTGGAAGTCAAGAAAGATGGAGAATCGTCCAAAG aTTCAAGATCATGATAAGAACCCACCAAAACTACAGAAGTCAGTTGATTCAGGGATACCAATCCCTCTTTACAAACAAACAACATCAGCAGTAACCAATAGCTATTATTATGC ATCGGCAAGATCAATGGCGAGTGGTAGTACACCACCAACATGGTCCTATCTAAGGGCTGCTAGAAGTGGTCCTTCGGTTATGGGTCTTGACCGTGACTACTCATCCTCAGATGACgaaaacaacaacaaccaccgccgccgccgccgacCTTCTTTTGAATCCtctccgccgccgccgccgcctcaGAAATCTCGAACTAAACCCCAACCAATTCCTCGATCT gCGGGTAATGCCACGATTCTTGCCTCCTCTCTGGGTTTGCTTCCGGGAAGCAACGCCTTCGTCCAAGCGTATGGAAGAAAGCTCTTACATGAACATgggacgatgatgatgatgaatggCGGCGGCGCCGGCGCCGCCGCTGGACAATGGTTAGGCTGGATGATGGCTGCTATTTACATGGGCGGTCGGATTCCACAAATATGGCTCAAt ATTAGAAGAGGGAGTGTTGAG GGATTGAATCCACTCATGTTTGTATTTGCTCTCATAGCCAATTCGGCTTATGTCGCCAG CATTGTGGTAAGAACAATAGAATGGGACAAAATCAAGGCCAACTTGCCTTGGTTACTAGATGCAGCTGTTTGTGTGGTGCTCGACTTATTT ATAATATTGCAGTTTGTATACTACAAGAACTTCAAGAGGAGAAGGGCTTTGGAAGAAGAAAGATTGGTGGATAACAATAAGCCTCTTTTGTCTTAA